A genome region from Sphaerisporangium krabiense includes the following:
- a CDS encoding bestrophin-like domain yields the protein MMILVSVLAVVCAVGVVAVAAFLFRRFVRGTDDLLPNGPSAGHAGSMLSSLFLLVFAIAIVVPWSTADAARHNTYAESQAAVESYWSAARIPAPAGPELRRQVRDYVDFVVRTEWPLMASGGLSQEGASRLETLRTQVTGLVLGDEDAKAARGDLLDEMRELSSARRQRAADAGAKPPAGVLPLAIVTGVIVIIFPFLAGARPRGKTLVPLSLMAGLLGLGIFLAWQISHVFASGLSVGPEAYEAALTEMRRLPWSG from the coding sequence ATGATGATCCTGGTCAGCGTACTCGCGGTCGTCTGCGCGGTCGGCGTGGTGGCCGTGGCCGCGTTCCTCTTCCGCCGGTTCGTCAGAGGCACGGACGACCTCCTCCCCAACGGCCCGTCGGCCGGGCACGCCGGATCCATGCTGTCCTCGCTCTTCCTCCTGGTGTTCGCCATCGCGATCGTCGTGCCGTGGAGCACGGCCGACGCCGCGCGGCACAACACCTACGCGGAAAGCCAGGCCGCCGTCGAGAGCTATTGGTCGGCCGCCCGCATTCCCGCGCCCGCCGGCCCCGAGCTACGCCGGCAGGTGCGCGACTACGTCGACTTCGTGGTGCGCACGGAATGGCCGCTCATGGCGTCGGGCGGCCTCAGTCAGGAGGGGGCCTCGCGCCTCGAGACACTGCGCACCCAGGTGACGGGCCTGGTGCTCGGCGACGAGGACGCCAAGGCGGCGAGAGGCGATCTCCTCGATGAGATGCGCGAGCTGTCGTCGGCCCGCCGCCAGCGCGCGGCGGACGCCGGGGCCAAGCCCCCGGCGGGCGTGCTGCCGCTGGCCATCGTCACCGGGGTGATCGTCATCATCTTCCCGTTCCTGGCGGGGGCGCGTCCCCGGGGCAAGACGCTGGTGCCGCTGTCCCTCATGGCGGGGCTGCTCGGGCTCGGCATCTTCCTGGCCTGGCAGATCTCGCACGTCTTCGCCAGCGGCCTGTCGGTCGGGCCGGAGGCCTACGAGGCCGCGCTGACCGAGATGCGACGACTGCCCTGGAGCGGGTGA